In one window of Methanosarcina vacuolata Z-761 DNA:
- a CDS encoding 4Fe-4S binding protein, producing MSLNINRYKCGYCGACVGVCPKGALELVETWVEVDESTCITCGICDRICPVGAIEVMK from the coding sequence GTGAGCCTTAATATAAACAGATATAAATGTGGATACTGTGGTGCCTGTGTGGGAGTCTGCCCTAAAGGAGCACTCGAACTTGTAGAGACCTGGGTCGAAGTAGACGAAAGTACGTGCATTACGTGCGGGATATGCGATCGAATCTGCCCTGTCGGAGCAATTGAGGTAATGAAATGA